The following proteins are co-located in the Chlamydiota bacterium genome:
- a CDS encoding helix-turn-helix domain-containing protein, producing MTKIGEYLRSAREERKIPLAQVARDTRVNERYLSAIEAGEFSRLPAAAYAKGFIRIYAEYLGLDPKPLLEQFARERPGAARSPLDAEREAVPFPARASRNRLLIGVAAAAGIVVAILAVSMLRRSACAPRPAPPAAPATEELETLPLPSVPTPKPSPEPGETEEPSPEVSPVARKKLSIKAKEPVTLKVYADGALLFQGTLAKGKEESWTAAEGFDLRVSRPRIAEMLLDGKPIKGIKGRTAQNIQIDKDGKIEFYKGKLRAE from the coding sequence ATGACGAAGATAGGCGAATACCTGCGGAGCGCGCGGGAGGAGCGGAAGATACCGCTCGCGCAGGTGGCCCGCGACACCCGGGTGAACGAGCGGTACCTCTCCGCGATCGAGGCGGGTGAGTTCTCGCGCCTCCCGGCGGCCGCCTACGCGAAAGGGTTCATACGGATCTACGCGGAGTACCTCGGCCTCGACCCGAAGCCGCTGCTCGAGCAGTTCGCGCGCGAGCGTCCCGGCGCCGCGCGGTCCCCGCTCGACGCCGAGCGCGAGGCCGTTCCGTTCCCCGCCCGCGCGTCGCGGAACCGGCTCCTGATCGGCGTCGCGGCGGCGGCGGGTATCGTCGTGGCGATACTCGCCGTGTCGATGCTCCGCAGGTCCGCGTGTGCCCCCCGTCCCGCTCCCCCCGCCGCCCCCGCCACGGAGGAGCTCGAGACGCTGCCGCTGCCCTCCGTCCCCACGCCCAAGCCGTCCCCCGAACCCGGGGAGACGGAGGAGCCGTCCCCCGAGGTCTCACCGGTCGCGCGGAAGAAGCTCTCCATCAAGGCGAAGGAGCCGGTGACGCTCAAGGTCTACGCGGACGGCGCGCTGCTCTTCCAGGGGACGCTCGCGAAGGGGAAGGAGGAGTCGTGGACCGCCGCGGAGGGGTTCGATCTCCGCGTCAGCCGCCCGCGGATCGCGGAGATGCTCCTGGACGGCAAACCGATCAAGGGGATCAAGGGGCGGACCGCGCAGAACATCCAGATCGACAAGGACGGGAAGATCGAGTTCTACAAGGGGAAGCTCAGGGCGGAGTGA
- the rimO gene encoding 30S ribosomal protein S12 methylthiotransferase RimO, whose translation MGIKIGIVSLGCAKNLADSEVILGCLREGGFEVAEHLDEAQVVIVNTCAFIAEAERESAGTIRRLEELRARGEIRRLVVAGCLPARRGADVAATFPGVDRFILPPDIPHAAEIVRAALSEGRAAPVAVGEAGFLAGRRSPRVRLTPPHYAYVKIGEGCDNRCSYCVIPSIRGAARSRSADSIVGEARRLAAEGVREINLISQDTTAYGNDRPGAEGLPALLTRLARIRGLRWIRLLYGHPARYTDELLRVIAGEPRICRYVDFPLQHASDRILRLMGRRMTKAQAARRLERVRLLVPGVTVRTTCMVGFPGETEREFEELLGFVREARFEHLGAFAYSREKGTAAARMERQVPARVKRERLHRLMTLQQGIVRESLERMLGRDAEVMVDERLDEGSFPLRGRTAGDAPEVDGSVYLSGNDAAPGEIVTVRITGMMEYDLVGAVRCKR comes from the coding sequence ATGGGGATCAAGATCGGGATCGTCAGTCTCGGCTGCGCGAAGAATTTGGCGGATTCGGAGGTGATTCTCGGCTGCCTGCGGGAGGGCGGCTTCGAGGTCGCCGAGCATCTCGACGAGGCGCAGGTCGTGATCGTCAACACCTGCGCCTTCATCGCCGAAGCGGAGCGCGAGTCCGCGGGGACGATCCGCCGCCTCGAGGAGCTGCGGGCGCGCGGGGAGATACGGCGGCTCGTCGTCGCCGGGTGCCTCCCCGCCCGGCGGGGGGCGGACGTGGCCGCGACATTCCCCGGGGTGGACCGGTTCATCCTGCCCCCGGATATCCCGCACGCCGCGGAGATCGTCCGCGCCGCCCTCTCTGAGGGGCGGGCGGCCCCGGTCGCGGTGGGCGAAGCGGGATTCCTCGCCGGCCGCCGAAGCCCGCGCGTCCGGCTCACGCCGCCGCACTACGCGTACGTCAAGATCGGTGAGGGGTGCGACAACCGGTGCAGCTACTGCGTCATCCCGAGTATCAGGGGCGCGGCGCGTTCGCGTTCGGCGGATTCGATCGTCGGGGAGGCGCGCCGGCTCGCCGCGGAGGGGGTCAGGGAGATCAACCTGATCTCGCAGGACACGACCGCGTACGGAAACGACCGCCCCGGAGCGGAGGGGCTTCCGGCGCTCCTCACGCGGCTCGCGCGGATCAGGGGGCTCCGCTGGATCAGGCTCCTGTACGGCCACCCGGCGCGCTACACCGACGAGCTTTTGCGCGTCATCGCGGGGGAACCGAGGATATGCCGGTACGTCGATTTCCCGCTGCAGCACGCCTCCGACCGAATCCTCCGCCTGATGGGAAGGCGCATGACGAAGGCGCAAGCGGCCCGGCGGCTGGAGAGGGTGCGCCTGCTCGTGCCGGGGGTCACGGTGCGGACCACGTGCATGGTCGGGTTCCCGGGCGAGACCGAGCGGGAGTTCGAGGAGCTTCTCGGCTTCGTGCGGGAGGCGCGGTTCGAGCACCTCGGCGCCTTCGCCTACTCCCGGGAGAAGGGCACCGCGGCCGCCCGCATGGAGCGGCAGGTCCCCGCCCGGGTGAAACGGGAGCGGCTCCACCGGCTGATGACGCTCCAGCAGGGGATCGTCCGCGAATCGCTCGAGCGGATGCTCGGGCGCGACGCGGAGGTGATGGTGGACGAGCGCCTTGACGAGGGGTCGTTCCCGCTCCGCGGGAGGACCGCGGGCGACGCCCCGGAGGTGGACGGCTCGGTCTACCTCTCCGGGAACGACGCTGCCCCCGGGGAGATCGTCACGGTTCGCATCACGGGGATGATGGAGTATGACCTGGTGGGGGCTGTACGCTGTAAGCGGTGA
- the pgsA gene encoding CDP-diacylglycerol--glycerol-3-phosphate 3-phosphatidyltransferase has protein sequence MNLPNKLTTSRVALSFVFIYLLWARFPGSMFAAWLVFAAAVASDFLDGWLARRGHGVTDYGKLMDPVADKMLICAAFVSFVQLPDTHVPVWMVVVIISREFIITSLRLLALSNGQVLAAGLWGKHKTASQVAAILLILTVLAVKDLSRCLGIEESLRPFYDPARFAGFVFWVMMVTVALTVGSGLIYLYENRGLFWEGER, from the coding sequence ATGAATCTTCCCAACAAGCTGACCACAAGCAGGGTGGCGCTCTCGTTCGTCTTCATCTATCTGCTCTGGGCGCGGTTCCCCGGCAGCATGTTCGCCGCCTGGCTCGTCTTCGCCGCGGCGGTCGCCAGCGACTTCCTCGACGGGTGGCTCGCGCGGCGGGGGCACGGGGTGACCGACTACGGCAAGCTGATGGACCCGGTCGCGGACAAGATGCTCATCTGCGCCGCGTTCGTCTCCTTCGTCCAGCTCCCGGACACGCACGTCCCGGTCTGGATGGTGGTGGTCATCATCAGCCGCGAGTTCATCATTACCAGCCTCCGCCTCCTGGCGCTCTCCAACGGGCAGGTCCTCGCAGCGGGGCTCTGGGGGAAGCACAAGACCGCCTCGCAGGTCGCCGCCATCCTCCTGATCCTCACCGTGCTTGCGGTGAAGGATCTGTCGCGCTGCCTCGGCATCGAGGAGTCGCTCCGCCCGTTCTACGACCCGGCCCGTTTCGCGGGGTTCGTCTTCTGGGTGATGATGGTGACGGTGGCCTTGACCGTCGGCTCCGGGCTCATCTACCTCTACGAGAACCGGGGGCTGTTCTGGGAGGGGGAACGGTAG
- a CDS encoding phosphatidylglycerophosphatase A, whose protein sequence is MRAGRWALWIATCCGAGLCPVAPGTAGAAVGLIPAWLLAPWPALYAAAAGALFFIGIAAGTAVERALGEKDPPSVVIDEAASVMLTFAFLPLTWGTLAVGFVLNRLFDILKPFPAGRLQDLPGGWGIMMDDLCAGIYANLALHLARAFGWLG, encoded by the coding sequence ATGCGGGCGGGAAGGTGGGCGCTCTGGATCGCGACGTGCTGCGGCGCGGGGCTCTGCCCCGTCGCCCCCGGCACGGCGGGGGCCGCCGTCGGCCTGATCCCCGCCTGGCTTCTGGCCCCGTGGCCGGCCCTCTACGCGGCCGCGGCCGGGGCCCTCTTTTTCATCGGGATCGCCGCGGGCACGGCCGTGGAGAGGGCGCTGGGGGAAAAGGACCCGCCGAGCGTCGTCATCGACGAGGCGGCGAGCGTGATGCTCACCTTCGCCTTCCTCCCGCTGACGTGGGGGACGCTCGCCGTCGGGTTCGTCCTCAACCGCCTCTTCGACATCCTCAAACCGTTTCCCGCCGGGAGGCTGCAGGATTTGCCCGGCGGCTGGGGAATCATGATGGACGACCTGTGCGCGGGGATCTACGCGAATCTCGCCCTCCATCTGGCGCGGGCGTTCGGGTGGCTCGGATGA
- the bamD gene encoding outer membrane protein assembly factor BamD — MRRSPVPAAAAIALLALAGAWQAPAAAFPRLFKAPAYPTAQEQFEYAASREKAEDFNGAMDAYQRLVDDFGDSPLAAEAQFRVAEMLEKTKRYYPAFNAYQAVLDKFPSYPKVNLILERQFRIANLFLSGTEIGFLRINPSGSLKRAIAAFGKLLSNAPFSDFAPNAQYNLGLAHLERKNYTEAAIEFEKVIARYPRSEFVAAAKFQLGVCAYRQALAAQYDQEAAREAINRLADYLAEFPSDKNAEPAKEMIQELQGRKAGALFQIGCYYRERDNPKAALIYLREVIRDYPLTRYGEKARRAAQREERRLEFAEGVGQAQEAVDELRRLIASQRSAIAAIKRKGQTRWAFWRYVLPRTLTPEEAREVDEREDRIRALRERLALAALDLEEKTALARNRRTLLDAEAAVEREEEAVRATQLELQVAQNRFSEMGSLPEAAAEIVEQAARGIAAMEERVRKQEVALEQLKKWLGEVESRCAAEDQRIRERYAQKRPGRPAAQEEGAPEPSRGWWPFRRASSAHPEGGQASAGDAASAPPSPLRRLWPFTRPEAPRPGEASAGTEETFREAEEFMAAARRHRLDRQWGPALEAFNRAALKLMEIRSGQPAYRSAEVHRRLQECRDAIEEAREESARAQYDELSADLEARLEKNPDDADALVSLGAIRRRRGDARGAIDCFRKAVGLKPDKAEGWHLLGAASASAGDLRTAELCLRKAVERAPSAAQVRYDLGLVQRELGEYEAARASFEEAVAADPSFAPAWFSLGALYQSALSDRAKAAECWERYLQLKPDAPEAPRIREWIDRQRGPAEIRASTASGELAPPGSGGQGWGGLFRRDR, encoded by the coding sequence ATGAGGAGGAGCCCCGTTCCGGCGGCCGCGGCAATCGCCCTGCTCGCCCTCGCGGGAGCGTGGCAGGCCCCCGCCGCCGCATTCCCGCGGCTCTTCAAGGCCCCGGCCTACCCGACCGCGCAGGAGCAGTTCGAGTACGCCGCGTCGCGCGAGAAGGCGGAGGATTTCAACGGGGCGATGGACGCCTACCAGCGGCTCGTGGACGACTTCGGCGACTCCCCGCTCGCCGCCGAGGCGCAGTTCAGGGTCGCGGAGATGCTCGAGAAGACCAAGCGCTACTACCCGGCCTTCAACGCCTACCAGGCGGTGCTGGACAAGTTCCCGTCGTACCCCAAGGTCAACCTGATCCTCGAGCGCCAGTTCAGGATCGCGAACCTGTTCCTCTCGGGCACGGAAATCGGATTCCTCAGGATCAACCCGAGCGGCTCCCTCAAGCGCGCGATCGCCGCGTTCGGCAAGCTGCTCTCCAACGCCCCGTTCAGCGACTTCGCCCCGAACGCGCAGTACAACCTCGGCCTGGCGCACCTGGAGCGGAAGAACTATACCGAGGCGGCGATCGAGTTCGAGAAGGTCATCGCGCGCTACCCGCGGAGCGAGTTCGTCGCCGCGGCGAAGTTCCAGCTCGGCGTCTGCGCGTACCGCCAGGCGCTCGCCGCCCAGTACGACCAGGAGGCCGCCCGGGAGGCGATCAACCGGCTCGCCGACTATCTCGCCGAGTTCCCTTCGGACAAGAACGCCGAGCCCGCCAAGGAGATGATACAGGAGCTCCAGGGGAGGAAGGCGGGCGCCCTCTTCCAGATCGGCTGCTACTACCGGGAGCGCGACAATCCCAAGGCCGCGCTCATCTACCTGCGCGAGGTCATCAGGGACTACCCGCTGACCCGCTACGGGGAGAAGGCGCGCCGGGCCGCCCAGCGCGAGGAGCGGAGGCTCGAGTTCGCGGAGGGGGTCGGGCAGGCGCAGGAGGCCGTGGATGAGCTCAGGCGGCTCATCGCGAGCCAGCGCTCCGCGATCGCTGCCATCAAGCGGAAGGGGCAGACCCGGTGGGCGTTCTGGCGGTACGTCCTGCCGCGGACGCTCACCCCCGAGGAGGCGCGGGAGGTGGATGAGCGGGAGGACAGGATCCGAGCGCTCCGTGAGCGCCTCGCCCTCGCCGCGCTCGATCTGGAGGAGAAGACCGCGCTCGCGCGCAACCGCCGGACCCTCCTGGACGCCGAGGCCGCGGTGGAGAGGGAGGAGGAGGCGGTGCGGGCCACGCAGCTCGAGCTGCAGGTCGCGCAGAACAGATTCTCCGAGATGGGTTCGCTTCCCGAGGCGGCGGCCGAGATCGTGGAGCAGGCCGCGCGCGGGATCGCGGCGATGGAGGAACGCGTCCGGAAACAGGAGGTCGCGCTCGAGCAACTCAAGAAATGGCTCGGCGAGGTCGAGAGTCGGTGCGCCGCCGAGGACCAGCGCATCAGGGAGCGGTACGCGCAGAAACGCCCCGGCCGCCCCGCCGCGCAAGAAGAGGGGGCGCCGGAGCCCAGCCGCGGATGGTGGCCGTTCCGCCGCGCTTCGTCCGCCCACCCGGAGGGCGGGCAGGCCTCCGCCGGCGACGCCGCCTCCGCCCCGCCGTCGCCGCTGAGGCGGCTGTGGCCGTTCACGCGTCCGGAGGCGCCGCGCCCGGGTGAGGCCTCGGCCGGCACGGAGGAGACGTTCCGGGAGGCGGAGGAGTTCATGGCGGCGGCCCGGCGCCACCGGCTGGACCGGCAATGGGGGCCCGCGCTGGAGGCGTTCAACCGCGCCGCGCTGAAGCTGATGGAGATCAGGAGCGGCCAACCGGCGTACCGGAGCGCCGAGGTCCACCGGCGGCTCCAGGAGTGCCGCGACGCGATCGAGGAGGCGCGGGAGGAGAGCGCCCGAGCCCAGTACGACGAGCTCTCCGCCGACCTCGAGGCCCGCCTGGAGAAGAACCCCGATGACGCCGACGCCCTCGTCTCGCTCGGCGCCATACGCCGGCGGCGCGGCGACGCGCGCGGCGCGATCGACTGTTTCCGGAAGGCGGTCGGCCTCAAGCCCGACAAGGCGGAGGGATGGCACCTCCTCGGCGCCGCCTCCGCATCCGCCGGCGATCTCAGGACTGCGGAGCTCTGCCTGAGGAAGGCGGTTGAACGGGCGCCGTCGGCCGCGCAGGTTCGCTACGACCTCGGTCTCGTGCAACGGGAACTCGGGGAGTACGAGGCCGCCCGCGCCTCGTTCGAGGAGGCGGTTGCGGCCGACCCGTCGTTCGCCCCCGCCTGGTTCAGTCTCGGGGCTTTGTACCAGTCGGCGCTCTCCGACAGGGCCAAGGCCGCGGAGTGCTGGGAGCGGTACCTCCAGTTGAAGCCCGACGCCCCCGAGGCGCCGAGGATACGGGAATGGATCGACCGGCAGCGCGGCCCCGCGGAGATCAGGGCCTCGACCGCCTCCGGCGAACTCGCCCCCCCGGGAAGCGGGGGGCAGGGATGGGGAGGGTTGTTCCGGCGCGACCGGTGA
- a CDS encoding LptE family protein has product MKRTCAVLFACAVAASTAGCGYRVGSMNPDDPIKTIYIPMVKNLTKEPALGAQATSKIVNAFQIDGTYMVVNEKEADVILETTLTTYNRAALRYDKNDITREYRLTIGADLVLRDAKTSKVVWKSTRVEGEKAFFVTITLPESERIAVPFALEDLATEIVERVTERW; this is encoded by the coding sequence ATGAAAAGGACGTGTGCGGTTTTGTTCGCGTGCGCGGTGGCGGCGTCGACGGCGGGGTGCGGATACCGCGTCGGCTCGATGAACCCCGATGACCCGATCAAGACCATCTACATCCCGATGGTGAAGAACCTCACCAAGGAGCCGGCCCTCGGGGCGCAGGCGACCAGCAAGATCGTCAACGCCTTCCAGATCGACGGGACCTACATGGTGGTGAACGAGAAGGAGGCCGACGTCATCCTCGAGACCACCCTGACGACCTACAACCGGGCGGCGCTCCGCTACGACAAGAACGACATCACGCGCGAGTACCGACTGACGATCGGCGCGGATCTTGTCCTGAGGGACGCCAAGACCAGCAAGGTGGTCTGGAAGTCCACGAGGGTCGAGGGGGAGAAGGCGTTCTTCGTCACCATCACCCTGCCGGAGTCCGAGAGGATCGCCGTCCCGTTCGCCCTCGAGGATCTCGCGACCGAGATCGTCGAGCGGGTGACGGAGAGGTGGTAG
- a CDS encoding 30S ribosomal protein S20: protein MPTRKSGLKHMRADEKKRVRNARIKSALKTLTRKYEALLAKGDKEGAAKLYPSVTSALDKAAKKGIIHENRAARKKSRLAHRTA, encoded by the coding sequence ATGCCGACAAGGAAATCCGGCCTGAAGCACATGCGCGCGGATGAAAAAAAGCGCGTGCGCAACGCGCGCATTAAATCGGCGCTCAAGACGCTGACCAGGAAATACGAAGCCCTACTTGCCAAGGGGGACAAGGAGGGCGCCGCGAAGCTGTACCCCTCCGTCACCTCGGCGCTGGACAAGGCCGCGAAGAAGGGGATCATCCACGAGAACCGCGCGGCGCGGAAGAAGTCGCGCCTCGCGCACAGGACCGCCTGA
- the murJ gene encoding murein biosynthesis integral membrane protein MurJ yields the protein MAPMRIARSASAVGLATLVSRVLGLARDMIILKVFPPMLTDAFYAAFRLPSTLRYLMGEGALSAAFIPVFSDYLRNRTRREAWELVASVAVVLTAVTSFIALLGILFAPWIVRAALWGFAADAEKFQITVELTRWLFPYLIFVSLVALCMGVLNSLRHFAMPSLSQAAFNAMVIFSALCIAPRWGARPQERIVALALGVLFGGAVQVGMQIPALRRKGFILVFGRVWTHPELRRIARLMLPATAGLAVYHVNLLVDNLVASFLPQGSVTYLYAATRLIQFPMGTFVIGISTVAFPLMAGYAVAGEVEKLKEAMNYALRLALFIVVPAAAGLVVLGRPIIGLLYDRGEFLAAGSAGPTYWALIFYSLGLFAVGGVAVVVRCFYSIEDTRTPVRVACAAVAVNIVLDFALMMPLKHGGIALATSISSCVNLSLLLWLLRKRVGALGLRRVGVSLAKIAAATAAMAAASWAAHRGVAAVAEGGGIGPQAFRVFVPLAAGVAVYLAAARAAGAPELGELLHEFRRRGH from the coding sequence ATGGCGCCGATGAGGATCGCCCGTTCAGCCTCCGCCGTCGGTCTGGCGACGCTCGTCAGCCGGGTGCTCGGCCTCGCGCGGGACATGATCATCCTCAAGGTCTTCCCGCCGATGCTGACCGACGCCTTCTACGCGGCCTTCCGTCTGCCCAGCACCCTCCGCTACCTGATGGGGGAGGGGGCCCTGAGCGCCGCCTTCATCCCGGTCTTCAGCGACTACCTCCGCAACAGGACCCGGCGGGAGGCGTGGGAACTCGTCGCGTCGGTTGCGGTCGTGCTGACGGCCGTGACGAGTTTCATCGCCCTCCTGGGGATCCTCTTCGCCCCCTGGATCGTGCGCGCGGCGCTCTGGGGCTTCGCCGCGGACGCGGAGAAGTTCCAAATCACCGTCGAGCTGACCCGGTGGCTCTTCCCGTACCTGATCTTCGTGTCGCTCGTGGCGCTCTGCATGGGGGTTCTGAACTCGTTGAGGCACTTTGCGATGCCGTCCCTGTCGCAGGCCGCCTTCAACGCGATGGTCATCTTCTCGGCGCTGTGCATCGCCCCCCGGTGGGGCGCGCGGCCCCAGGAACGAATAGTCGCCCTCGCCCTCGGCGTGCTGTTCGGAGGGGCGGTCCAGGTCGGGATGCAGATCCCGGCCCTGCGCCGGAAGGGGTTCATCCTCGTCTTCGGGCGCGTCTGGACGCACCCGGAGTTGCGCCGGATCGCCCGGCTGATGCTCCCGGCGACCGCCGGCCTCGCCGTCTACCACGTCAACCTCCTCGTGGACAACCTCGTGGCCTCCTTCCTCCCGCAGGGGAGCGTCACCTACCTGTACGCGGCCACGCGCCTCATCCAGTTCCCGATGGGCACGTTCGTGATCGGCATCTCCACCGTCGCCTTCCCGCTGATGGCGGGCTACGCCGTGGCGGGGGAGGTGGAGAAGCTGAAGGAGGCGATGAACTACGCCCTGCGGCTCGCCCTGTTCATCGTCGTCCCCGCCGCCGCGGGCCTCGTGGTCCTCGGGAGGCCCATCATCGGCCTCCTCTACGACCGGGGAGAGTTCCTCGCGGCCGGGAGCGCCGGCCCGACGTACTGGGCCCTGATCTTCTACTCCCTCGGCCTCTTCGCGGTGGGGGGCGTCGCGGTGGTCGTGCGCTGCTTCTACTCGATCGAGGACACGCGGACGCCGGTGCGGGTGGCTTGCGCGGCGGTGGCCGTCAACATCGTCCTGGATTTCGCCCTGATGATGCCCCTCAAGCACGGCGGGATCGCGCTCGCCACCTCCATCTCCTCGTGCGTGAACCTTTCGCTGCTCCTGTGGCTGCTGCGGAAGAGGGTGGGTGCGCTGGGGCTCCGGCGCGTCGGCGTGTCGCTCGCCAAAATCGCCGCCGCCACGGCGGCGATGGCGGCCGCCTCCTGGGCGGCGCACCGCGGCGTGGCCGCCGTCGCGGAGGGCGGGGGGATCGGGCCGCAGGCGTTCAGGGTCTTCGTGCCGCTGGCGGCGGGCGTCGCCGTCTACCTGGCGGCGGCGCGGGCAGCGGGAGCCCCCGAACTGGGGGAGCTCCTGCACGAGTTCAGGCGCCGGGGGCACTGA
- a CDS encoding radical SAM protein, protein MRMRQTRREFMRSCALLALSGFGGAGALGGCGRGSPPPGGAAGAAAGFEPAYLKLHRRGELLQRGETLWRMMERCTLCPRECGAKRLAGARGFCGASAQLEIASHHPHFGEERPLVGGGGSGTIFFSHCSLRCVFCINWEISQGGEGRARNVEDLAGMMLDLQRRGCHNINVVTPTHYSPQILLALDHAAGRGLRLPLVYNSCGWEKVSVLKLLDGVVDIYLPDFKYSDPAMAARYSAGASRYPAITRAALAEMQRQVGTARPGTDGLVRRGLMVRHLVMPNGVSGTKGVVETIAAELPAETYLNIMAQYTPAYRASEYPEIARRITRQEYAEALRQARQAGLRPSEI, encoded by the coding sequence ATGCGGATGCGGCAGACAAGGCGCGAATTCATGCGGTCGTGCGCTCTCCTCGCCCTTTCGGGGTTCGGGGGCGCGGGCGCGTTGGGCGGATGCGGGCGCGGCTCCCCGCCGCCCGGCGGGGCGGCGGGCGCGGCGGCGGGTTTCGAGCCCGCGTACCTGAAGCTCCACCGGCGCGGCGAGCTCCTGCAGCGGGGCGAGACGCTTTGGCGGATGATGGAGCGCTGCACGCTCTGCCCGAGGGAGTGCGGCGCGAAGCGGCTCGCCGGCGCGCGGGGCTTCTGCGGCGCCTCGGCGCAGCTCGAGATCGCTTCGCACCACCCCCACTTCGGCGAGGAGCGCCCGCTCGTCGGAGGCGGGGGGTCCGGCACAATCTTCTTCTCACACTGCTCCCTCCGGTGCGTCTTCTGCATCAACTGGGAGATCAGCCAGGGGGGTGAGGGGCGCGCGCGGAACGTCGAGGATCTCGCCGGGATGATGCTCGACCTCCAGCGGCGGGGGTGCCACAACATCAACGTCGTGACCCCGACGCACTACTCCCCGCAGATCCTCCTCGCGCTCGACCACGCGGCGGGACGCGGGCTGCGACTGCCGCTCGTCTACAACAGCTGCGGCTGGGAGAAGGTCTCCGTCCTGAAGTTGCTCGACGGCGTAGTGGACATCTACCTCCCAGACTTCAAATACTCGGACCCGGCGATGGCGGCCAGATACTCGGCCGGCGCGTCGCGTTACCCCGCGATCACGCGCGCGGCGCTCGCGGAGATGCAGCGCCAGGTCGGGACGGCGCGCCCGGGGACGGATGGTCTCGTCCGCCGGGGGCTGATGGTGCGCCACCTGGTGATGCCGAACGGGGTGAGCGGCACGAAGGGGGTCGTCGAAACGATCGCCGCGGAGCTCCCCGCGGAGACGTACCTCAACATCATGGCGCAGTACACCCCGGCCTACCGGGCGTCTGAGTATCCGGAGATCGCCCGCAGGATAACGCGGCAGGAGTACGCCGAGGCGCTCCGCCAGGCGCGTCAGGCGGGGCTCCGCCCCTCGGAGATCTGA